The DNA segment AGCATTAGGTATCCCCCTGTTTTGTCGAAATTCGAATTTAAATGCCAGGCCGTTATTTTCCCAATTTTTCTTTTCAATGGGTTGCCGAAGGAGAAAAGCATCAAGTAATGCAAGCAGTGTCACTCGGTGACTCAGCTTGGACCGCTACCTTTCCTCATCGTGTGACTCCCCTTTATGATGAATGGTTCGCTGGGCTGTTACTGCGCTGTGATGAAGTTAATCATTGGCCAAGTGGAACCACTTTGACCATGCTCAGACAGGCCAGTAGTCCAACGAAACTCATCCAACTCCCCAATCTCAGTGTGCCCACTCAATATCAAATTGAGTGCATGGCAGTGTGGCTGGCTTTGCCGGTACAAACCGTGCGTGATACCACCTATCTCCAGGAACTGACCAAGCTCTATGGTGTGCTCCATCCGGTTCCGAAGGATTTATGGCCTTCTCTCACCTTTCGCATCTGCCCCGAATGCTTGAGAAAAAATCGCCTCCTCAAACGAACCCTGGCGTTGCCCCATGTGTGGTGTTGTCCCTGGCATGAAGTCACATTATTGACCCGCTGTCAATGTGGATCCCCTTTACGCCTCTTCAATCAACAAGCACTGCCATTTACCTGTCACGTCTGCAGGCGAGACTGGGCTGATCTTCCCACGGTTTCTCCTACCCCTGAGCGAATTGCGATCACACGCCAACTCTTATCTTGCTACGAGAAGTTCCTTATTTGGGGCAATCCGGCGATGGTGGAGCAAGCCTTTTACGCTATTGTCCAAACCTGGGCAAACGAAATCAAACCCGGCTGGCGGCTGCCACCAGAATGGTTTCTTTGGGAGAACCGCCCGAGGCCAAGCCCTGCGTCATCAAATGGCGTTCCTTCACTTAGCCGCCTCGTATTCAACTTGATCAAATACCACCTCTACTTTGATCCGCGAGTCGTCTTCTGAGGCAAGGACAAGTGGGGATAATCGAAATATGCAAGCAGATTTTACTCAATAGTTGTGAGGAGGATTTTTTTGTTGACAGCCCGAAGTTAATGCTTGCAACCTTTGAAAAGATATGCTATCCTGCTGGCAACCGAATGGTAGGAACGTTGTAGAAGCTGAAGTACAACGTCCTCTACCAGCAAGTACCTCCCTGTATTACCCCTTTGTAGTGCTGAACTCATTCGTCAACTGTTGCTCGCCTCTTGACTTATGGAACCCTTTTGCGCCTCCTTGGTTTAATTTGAGATTCGTTCTATAAATGGAGGCCTTATGGTTAAAACAGCTTCCAGTCCAACCAACACACGACGCGGAACCCCTGGAGTCGACATCTTCAAACTTCCCGGAGCTTCTTATTCGGGCTATTTCAACAGTTATAAGACAGGGGATAAACAGCTTATTCGTATGCCGTACGCCTCAACACTAGAATTTAAACTCGGCTTGCTATATATGGAATATCATCCCCATGTTGTTCGCTTCCAACGAGGTGATATCAGTCCCGAGTTCGCCCATGCTCATCGCCATGCAACCCCTCTTTCTGTATCATTACCCTATCGGATTAATTATCCCTTTGAAGGGAAATCCCACGAGTACTGGCCAGATTACATCGGTATCTTGTCTGACGGCGGCCTTCTCATCGCCGAAGCAGGACTCACCAAGGAAAAATTAAAGGGGCAGGCGCTGGCGAAAGCCGATGCAGCACGCCGAGTTGCTCAATTGAAGGGTGGGGAGTATTGGATTGCCACGGAGCAGCACCTTTCTGATCGCCGCTTCAAAAACTTGCTGTTTCTTCACCGTTGCCGGGACGCTTTTGGAACCTTCGATGAAATTGCTGCTGCGCTTCGTGCTGACTGGCCTTGGGGAGAGGAACGCTGTGTTCGAGAGATCATCGAGCATTGGGGGAGCAGGTGGTCTGATGACGAAGTAGAAGCTGCCGTGTGGAAAATCGTTGGAGACGCTGCTGCTGCTGGGAAGCTTGTTGTTGATCTGAGTGAGGTCTTATTAGATTTAGACACGCCGCTCAACTTGTTGGACCCGGAGGCTCCACCGATCCTCCCCGATCCTCTTCCCGATTCGCTTGAGGGGATGCTCGCAGCTGAGCAGTCTCCTTCAGAAGAGCTGGCAGATGATGAGGAAGCCGAAGCCACTGTGCTTTCCGACGATGGGCTGATTCCTGGTCCAGCCTATGATCCCGAAGAGCTTGATAAGGAAAGTCGCGAAACGTTCAATCGCAATCGTGACGCTGTAATGGCTGTCCTTTCTGGGCAGGGAGTGCGCCAGGTAGCTGAGGCGAACGGCATGGTCCATTCTGCTTTGCTCTACCTCATCAAGCGGGTCAATGAATATGGTCAAATTGCTCTGGTGCCTTACGGGGTCTATCATCGTGATCCAGCGCTGCGCCCAGCATTTCAGGAGAAGATTCGCAAGCTCTACAAGAGTCGCATGCGCCCGACTGTCAGGGCGGTAGAAAGAGACCCTGAACTGAGGGCGCTAGCCGAAGAGTTGACTAAACTTGAAGGCAAGTTGGTGAAGCCTCCAACGTATCGGCAAGTTTGGTGGTTTATCAGACGCATCGAGAACGAGCGCGATATCGTGGAGGCGCGATCAGGCTTGAAACACCCCCCCAAGCCGCGCATGTCGCCTACCTCCTTTGTTCGCTCGATTACCGCCCCAGGACTTATCTGTCAAACTGATGAGCATGACCTGGACATCTTGGTGGTGACCCGGGATGGAACGGTCGTCACCCACCGTGTTCATGGTGCTGTGCTGATCTGTGTCAAAACAGCAGCCATCCTGGCGGCAGTTCTCTCCCTCGATAGCCTGAAAGAAGAAGACTACATGCGTCTGATCAAGCAGGCAATTGAGCGAAAAGACAAGCTGGTGCGGCTGTATGAATGCAAAAATTCCTGGCCCTGTCATGGAAAACCAGCCCTGGTTTTCCATGATCGTGGGAATATCTTCACCTCGGAGCGGGCGCAGCAAGTTTTGGTTGAACGGTTCCATATTACGACAGAGCGTGCGCCTGCGTTTTGTCCACAGGCAAAAGGAACAGTAGAAGCATTGTTTGTGTGGGTCATGGAGGAAGTGACGCATCGCTTACCTGGCACGACGAAAGCCAATCCACGAGACCGCGGAGCCTATCCGAGCGCCCAAGAGGCTGCGAAAGCAGGCATTACGCTTGATGTTCTGGAAATGTATTTCATTCGAGCTATCACCGATAGATACATGCTCAAGTGGAACGACCTCCGAAATCAGACACCTCAGAATTTGTGGAACGATGCGGTGCGCCAGTATGGCATCCCCAAATGGTTGGGGTCTCAAGATGATCTCAAACTGATGCTCATGAAAGCCCACAACCGCAAGAATCCAGCAACAGGGCGCTATGCCATCCAGGATGACCGCATTTCGTTCTTGGGACGCTGGTATGTCAGCCCAGGAGTGCTCAATCAGTTACGTGGCAAAGAGATCGACATTTACTATGACCGAAACGACATCTCGGTTATCTATCTCTTTTTAGAGGGTCTGCATGTGGGTGAGGCATATTGTGCTGAGTTCATGGGCCAAAGAGTCAGTCTGTGGGAGGCAAATGCTATACGTCGAGCCTCTGCGCCCCTGAAGAAAGCAGCTGAGGCCGAAAGTCTCGCAAATCACCAGGAGATTTTGGTGAAGGCCCGGTCTGGAAAACGCCACCAATACGAGGAATCGATCCGCATGGAAAGGCAACGCTTGCTCGATTTGCGGGATGGAGAAATCCATACAGATCAGGTGAATGCTACAGTGCGCGCGCTCAGACAGCATCAGCATCTCCAAAGTCAGGAGGAATCACCAGCGCCGGTATCAGGCGGTTTCACTTTCGAAGAGGATGAAAAAGACCAGCCAGCACGCCCGCTGGCCATTCGCCCACGGAGGAAACCTAATGGGTAATGAGTCTTCTCATCTGCCACCAGGTCGCTCATTCATAGAACGTACCGACTTTATCGACACTCCTTTTGAGCAACGCTTTCAGTGGCTTTTGCGTCTGGGATGGAAACAGCGAACGTGGCACGTGATTGGCGCGGTCCCCCGAAGCGGGAAGTCGTTTGGTATTGATGATCTACTTGAGCGCAGCGGAGCCAGCAAAGAAGCCACAGGACGAACCTATTTGCCCCTCCTGGTGATTCGTTCTCCGAAGAATCGGACGACAGAACGAGCCTTATGTGTTGCTTTGGCTGGCGCCTTTGGGGTGATCCCGAAAATGACAGCGGATACGCTTCACTCATGGTTGGTAGCAGAATGTGTTCGTGCCCAGGTGGAGTGCATTATCATTGATGATGCTCAAGATCTGTCGGTAGCTCACTTGCGCTATCTGAAAGAACTCACTGATGATTTGGCCGCGCTTCCACATCGTCGCCAGGTCGGACTCTGCCTGGTTTCTGCCACGTACGGCGAGGCGTTTCCCCTCCAGAAAGAACTAAACCAAACCGGCACGCTCTGGGCACAGTTTCGGGAGCGATTGGATAGAGAGCGACCATACTGTCGAGTCCCAGGGCATACGGAAGCAGAAGTACATGACATTCTGGGGGCCTATGAAGAGTTGTACCGCGATCAATTTCCCGACTTGCACCTGCGTAAGTGGACCAAATCTATCTATACATGCCTGACAGACCCGGCTCTAGATCCTCGATCAAGCAGGCGTGTCGTTATGTATCATCTCTCGACATTTGTGAGGCTTTCCTTAAAGAGGGCGGCTGAAGCTAGGTTGACCAATGTGGATAAATCCATCATGGAAACGGTAGCCAACCTGATGACATTAAGACGCGATGAAGTGATCGATATCGATGAGGTACCGCTCGAGGATGAGGAGTTACCTGGTAATGAAGTAACTGACATTGATGGATTGCCACCTGAGGATGAAGAGCCACCTGGTGAGGAATAGACCAGTGGATTCCATAGGGATACATGACCCCCACTGGCGCACAACCTTTCCTGATCGTGTCCTCCCTCAGGAAGGAGAGTGGCTGCTCGGTCTCTTGCTACGTTGTGATGAAGCCAATGGGTGGTTCAGCGGAACGACGGCGTTATACATCGCACGGTTCGCTACAGGGCCCCAAACACTGAGCAGATCAGCGCTCTTTGTGATGGGCTCGATTTTTGAGCTTCCATTGCTTGCTGAGAGGCTGGTTGTCACTCCCAAGGAGATTTTCGCTACTACTTTCACCGCGCCACTCCAGCGCCTCTATGCCCCTGCTTCTCCCAATGTAGCCCAGATTGGGCCATCCCCACCGTTTCGTGTCTGCCCAAAGTGCCTGGCCCAGAATAAACTCCTCCCCCTTTCTCTCGCCTTGCCCGCTATTCAAAACTGCCCTACGCATCACCTGGTCTTGCAAACCGTATGCTGTTGTGGCGTCCCGCTCCGTCCATTCTCTAGGCATATCAAACCGTTTACCTGTGAGAAGTGTGGCCTGTATTGGTCCAATTTGCCCCAATTGCCTGCTGAACCAGCTGCCCTCAAAATCGAAGCCAAGTTGTACTCCCTCTATGGGTTCTTTTTGACAAAGGGAACACCAGAGATCATTGCATATGCGCTTCGTCTGATTCGTACCTCGGAAGCAAAGAACACAAAGCGAGAAACCACGGAGCCTGGAGGCAGCTCCCTCTTCAAGAATTCGTACTATTCTGGAACCGTCTCACTGGCATTTCTGGTGACCAATCTGGTTGGCCAGGGAATCACGATGGAAGATATTGCGTGGCCTGCCCGCCCTTTCTCAAAGGAAGAACGGTACTGTCTCAATCGCGCCTGTCCCTTGTTTAGTGTCGTGGATGCAGGTAATGTGCATCGCTATGGTCACCGCGATGGGGTGCAAGAGTGGTATTGCAACATGTGTGGCAGCCGGTTCATCGGCGACCATCTCTGTATGTCCTTTGACGTGGGGTGTCACGGCCAAGGAAACGATGATGTTTATCTTTCGTCTAGCGCCATTGAGCGCGCCCAGAAGCGCCTGGCACGGTGGAAACAAAAGCTTGAGGCTACCTGCGAAGCCATGCTGGTACGTGGAGAACCCATTGCAGTCGAAAATGCCTTTGCACACGCGGGGATTCCAGGAACAGCGAATCTGCGAGCAACCCGCCTGGGGTTAGTGCGCCTGGTGGCCGAGTATGCTGCAAGACAGGAACAAGCACTACCTCCAGAAGGACGAGAACGGTGGGTGGTGCGTACACATATGCACCGACGAAAGAAGCTTCTCGCAAAGCAGAAAACAGAGGGTGCTGGTAGTGGTCCTGACTCGCAGGAAACTGCCTGAGCGCTTCCAGATTTGCATACTCTGGCAGCGATGTTAGATGTAATCTCCATCTGTCTCGTTTGCTAGAGGGTTTCGATGCTGCTCCTGGCTGCTCCGAAAAACCCATTGTTCGGGAGGAGTGGTCAGTCGTTTCCGTGAGGTCTTGAGCGCTTTGGCAAGCTTGTCGATGGTCGCATAGTGGGCATTCGCCCCGCGTTCGAGACGACTAATCGTGGCAATTCCCACGCCAGAGCGCGCCGCCAATTCTTCCTGGGAAAGTGTCGCACGTTTTCGCATTGCCGCCAATCCGGGTACTGGCACGCCCCTGGTGTCCTCTGCCACGCTGTTGTGTGCATTCCTCCTGTCTGGTTGCACACAACATAGCACACCTTATTAATAGTAGATTGCTTATTTTAATCAATACTTTATCTTTACCTAATCATCAAGTAATCACTATATGATTTATTGTATGGAGTCTGGCTTTTAATGCACTGGCTTCTTTCCAGACTTATAATGAGAAGATTTGCAACAATATCGAAGTTTGTAGTACATTGAGAGGTAAAGACGTAGCCTTCGGCCTGTGCTGCGGGACCATGCGCGTGAAAATGCAGGGAGCGGGCGCGATTTCCACCTGCATCAAAACGCTCTTCCCAGTCAGGTCTGCTTCGTTCGTTTAAGCGTTTCTGCCAGGAGATCCCCGGCTTTCCCTGTTCGGTGCTGTTCCGGCATCTGGCTACAGCTCCTTTACATACAGGCGTCTACGAGAGACAAGCACCACCGAAGCTGTCGTGAACACCATGTGTCAATGGCATTGGTTTCTACTTCTTCAGATAAGATGATTGACCTTACGGTTGCCCAATATCATATGGTCTTCCTCTGCGGCACCTTCTCATTGCGCAAACGATTGCCTCCTCCGGCTTGTCTCTCTCTGCTCTGACAGCTCTCAAACAGCGTCAAAACTGGTGAATAGGTGAGCACTCAGTAGGAAATTAATGATGCAAACGAGGAAACAACCCAAGAACGTCTGTGTTATCGTGAAAGAAAAGCGTGTAAGGGAGCAGACACACCAACGTGGGAGGCAACACCAGAGGAGTGCCAGTGCCATCTTTAGCACTCTTCCGAAAACGAGCAGCCCTCTCTCAGGGAGAGTTGGCGGCGCGCGCAGGTGTGGGGAGGGCTACGATTAGCCGACTTGAGCGGGGCGGAAGCGCAAGCTTTGAGACCATTGAGCGGCTCGCAAAGGCGTTGAGGAAAGAACGCACCCAGTTGACCCAAAAACCACGTCTGGCGACCAGTAGGAAACACTCCAGAGCGATCTCACAAGGCTGAGAGTTCTGGAATGCCCTCCTTGAGAATGCTTGAATCTCCTGGTTCGAGCAGCATCCTTCTGCTCTCGAATGAATATGGGAGACACCAGATTCGAGCTTCATGAGAACTCCGGTGTTGTTGATGAAGGAGATTTGCATGGCGACAGCCCTCACCATTGGGACAGTGCCTTTGGAGGAGATTCACGACCTGCGCTGGCCGACGGATCGCCATCTCGTGCAGTCGTTTCGGAAGACGCTGCAGCATAGCGGGCACTTTGCCCCCATGCATTTGAATCGTGTCTGGCAACCAGAGGTTTCCTGGCGCTATGAGGTCATTGATGGGTTCCACCGCTACGAGGCGGCCAAAGCCGAAGGGGTGGCTTCGCTGCTCTGCCAGGTCGTGGAAATCGAGGCCCAGCAGGCGCGCTATGCCCGCATTCAAGCCTGCGTGGGTAAGCCCGCAGAGGTCACGCGAGAGCGGGCCTTGCGCGAACTGCGGTTGGCTTTTATCAGCGATATGCGCGGCGTCATTGGCAGTCCAGCGCTCCTCTATGAACCCATTCTGAGCGAAGAGGGACAGGTGCAGGCGCGGCTGCGCGCTCTGCCACTGCCTGAGGAGCCGCTGGCCGCCCTGGAGGCGCTGACCGACCATCTGCTGGCGACGCAGCAAGACGTGCTTCCATCCTTCCTCCCGTCTGGGGTACAAGGAGGGGGTCGCACGCCCTTTGGGCAGCGCACTGGTTGGGAACAGCATCTCACGGACTGGCTTGCTGACCTGGGCGAGCGCTTCGGCTATGATTCCAGCTGGCTCCTCCAAGAGCTGCATCTGCATGTTCTCCAGGAACAGGGGCTGGGCCAGGGCTGGGCCACCCGCGAGCGCGATGCCTTCCAGCGTCAGGGAGGCTACGCCTTTCATGCCCTCTGGCTCTGGAACGTGCCTGATGTGGAACTGCGCGCCTGGCTGCGTCGGCAGATCCAGGCGCATCCCGAGCAGAGCGAGTGGCTGTGGAAAGCGCTCATGCTTTTAGGGTTCACCACGGCCCCGCAGCCTGGCAATCCGTTCCAAACGCTGCCCAAAAGCGCTCTGCTGGCCTTGTTCAATCGCCATCCTAGTCCCCGCGACCTGTATCTGGCGCTGCGGGATCGGCAGGCCGGGCCGCCGCGCGACTCAGCCTCAGCGCCGCCTCCTCCACCAGCTGCACCGCCTCCTCCACCTGCCGCCCCAGTCCGTGAAGTGCCCGCCTCCGCTCCTCAAGAGCTGCCGCTTGTTGTTCCTGATAAGCCGGAACAGGTGTCCAGTGTCTTTACTGTCGTCTCGCCAACCTTTGGGCAGCCCCCACCTCGGCCTACTGCTCCGGTAATGCCCCCGGCTGCGCCGCCAGCCAAGCCGCCCGCCCCACGGAGTGCCGCAGTCCCACCGCGAGCGCCTCAACAGCCGGATCCTACCGCGGCCTATCAGCCGGTGCATAACGCCTGTGTTGCCTTGCTGCAAGCCATCGAGCAGCTCAACGCGCAGTATGGGCGAGCATGGATGCAGTGGGAGCAGGCCCAGGCTGATTTGGCCCACCTGCGCGCCATTCTTGCGCCAGGTGATGAGAGCTCCAACCAGTGAAACGGCACTAGGCGGCGGAGACGCCTGTGTGCCAGATGATGGTATGAGGAGTGGACGTGGGTCGTCCCAAGTATGGGTCCCATACCGATGTGACGAATACGCTATAGATAACCAGGAAATGTGGAGGAATTGTCACCAATGTCCGTGTCTTCCCCTTCTCCTCGATGTGAGGAAGTCCTCACCTTGGCACGCCAGTTGGGGGTACTCCGTTCTCGTGATCTAGCCGCGCATGGCCTGGCCCGCGAACATCTGCGTCGGCTTGTCCAGGCCGGGCATCTCCAGCAGATTGAGCGGGGCTTCTATCACCTTCCTGCTGTTGATCAGTCCGAGCACTCCCCGCTCGTCGAAGTGGCCGGGCGCGTCCCGGCAGGAGTGGTCTGTTTGCATTCGGCTTTGGCTTTTCATCATCTCACGACTCAGGCGCCGAGAGAAGTGTGGCTGGCTCTGGAGCGGGATACCTACCAGCCCCGCGTCACATGGTGGCCGCTCCACATCGTTCGCTTCTCTGGATTGGCCTGGACTTTCGGGATGCAAGCGCATCAGGTGGAAGGGATACCAATCCAGGTGTATTCCCCCGCCAAAACCGTGGCGGATTGCTTCAAGTTTCGCTATAAACTTGGGTGGCATGTTGCGGTAGAGGCTTTGCGCGAGACGTGGCGCGCTCGGCGAGCGACACTAAGCGAGCTCTGGGAGGCTGCCCAGGTGTGCCGGGTCACCAGTGTGATGGGCCCGTATCTCGAAATCCTGGGGTGAGCCACTCGCCCCAGGAATAAGCTGATACAGGGTTGTTCATGAGCAAGCCTCTGGATCAATTATTATTCAGCCTGCCTTCACCTATGTCGTGTTCAGACCTGCCCTCCTGCTGGGCTGAACGAGCGAGAAGCCATATGCCGTTTCGGTTCTGCTATACTAAAAGCTAAAGCGTCAGCCACCAGGTAAAAGGGGAGCTTATGACCACCCTTGAGCAAGCTATTCAGACGTTGCTCGATACCAGAGCTGCCGACCTCGTGCGCTTCGCCTGGGGCCAGAAGGGCACGACCTTTCAGAAAGCGCTTCCTCCCCTGCCCGTCTTTGATGCGCAGGTGGTCGTTTCCCATCTCTGCCGGGTGCAGCATGGACACAACATTGGTCTGGTGCATCTGCAGATGCAGGCAACGCCCAATCCACTGCTCTCTGAGTCGATCTTTGAACAGGGAAGCGGAGTCTGGTGTGAAACCCATCTGCCCGTCCTCTCGACACTCTACTGGCTCGCCAAGGGGCATGCCCCGCCCTCTTCACCTTATCAGTGGATGGTCGATGGCCGTCCAATGCTGCAATGGTTCTTTCGCATCATCGACATTACCAGCTTGTCGGCTGCGACCCTCCTGCACTCGGAACTCCCAGGCTTACTCCCACTGATCCCTTTCACACAGGATGCAGATAGCAAGACCATTGAACGCGCCAGGCAACAACTGCCAACGGCCTTACCAAGAAAGCAAATTGAGCAACTGGAAACCTTACTCCTGTTCTTCTGGGAGTATGTTCAAAGGAGCTCCACAGATTAATATTGGCTGCTAAGTAGGGAGAGGTGGTGTAAAGCTTCCTCAGACATGAATGCCTGGTCATCTACGACTAGGGCTTTCCTTGCCAGCTTCCTTCATGGCCTCGCTAGTGTGTCGTGCCGTCTTATTATTCCTGTTACATCTTACATTCAATTGCCCCTGTTTTTGCTGGATGCTTCAGCCTGCTTCAGCTATGCTTTGGATAGCTGAAACGCACCGTGCATTGGCGAGTGCTCGCCAATGCACGGTATCCAGCAGATTCCTTAATAGAAAGGAGGGGGCAATGATGAGGAATCGATACAACCGCACTGCCGGCCACCATTCCAGCGGGTCGGGAGAGGCCGCTCTCAAGCTGATACTCTTCCTGGCGTTGTCCATCGGGGTACAAGTGCTGGTCAGTGCTCTGAATCGGCGCCTATCGTCCTAGTGCATTTCCACCAAAGGTGATGGCGAATGTGGTATACTACAGGGCATGAGACCCCCCATTTTTACCCGACCTTTCACCCCAGACGAGCAGCATCAGATCCAGGCTGGGTTGCGTTCGTCCGATGCGTTTGTGCTGCGTCGCAGCCAGATTTTGCTGGCCTCGGCCCGTGGCGAGCGCGCTCCGGTCATCGCTCGCCAACTCAGCTGCGACGACCAGACCGTGCGCAATGTGATCCACGAGTTCAATACGACGGGCCTGACGGTCTTCCAGGAAGGCTCCTCTCGCCCGCACCGCCTGCGCACGACCTTCTCCGAGGAAGCCGCACAGCAGGTAAGAGCTCTGGTGCATCGCAGTCCCCACGACTTCGACAAAGCGAGCGGGCTGTGGACCTTAGACCTGGTGGCCCAGGTCAGTTTCGAGCAGGGACTGACGAGCACGCTCGTGTCCGACGAGAGTATCCGCCGTCTGATCAAACGCTTAGGCCTCAACTGGAAGCGGGCCAAACACTGGATCACCAGCCCCGACCCGCAGTACCTGGTAAAAAAAACGCCCGAGACCGTTTGATTGCTTGGGCCAGTCACCAGCCCACCTGGGCGATCGGCTTTGGTGATGAAGTCTGGTGGAGCCGCTTTGCGCTGCCTCAGGCGCATGCCTGGCAAAGTCCGGACCACCCCGTGCGGTTGGTCGAACAAGCCTGGCGCAAGGATGACCCTGACCCCAAAGCGCTGGCCTGCTACGGGGTCCTGTGGCAGCAGGGAACCCCCGAAGACCCCGACCGCTCGCAGATCTGGCTGCGCTTCGTGACCGGACGGCCGGTCAGCGCGATCACCAGTCAGTTCTTGGACTGGTGCTGCCAGCGACTGCACCAGCAAGGGAAGACCCATTGGCTCTTGATCTGGGACAATGCCTCCTGGCATAAGAGCCAGGCGGTGCGGAGGTGGATACGGGCGCACCATCAGCAGGTCAAGCAAGCGGGCAAAGGGGTACGCATCCTGCCCTTCCTGTTGCCGACGCAAAGCCCCTGGCTCAATCCGATTGAACCCAAGTGGGTGCATGCCAAGCGCAACGTGGTGGAGCTTGACGGCCTGCTGTCGGCTCGCCAATTGGCGGAACGCATCTGTGCTTACTTTGACTGCTCGTATGAACCCCATCTCATCATCTCCGAACAGGTCGCGTGATTATGCACTAGTGACACTGGCTTGCGGGAGGCAGCGAAAGCTGCCTCCCGCAACCTTGATAACGCGAAAGGGGATGCATGTTGCAGGAATGTATGAAATATAGGGAGCAGAAGGAGGTCGGAAGAGTTTCTCTGCTCTCAACACGAGGATACGATGATAGCATCTACGAGCTTGCCCAGGTGCTATACTAAAGCTCAATTGTTGGAAGAAGCGCGAGCACGACACTATCCAGTGACGGAACGCTTGCTCACTGATTGGGTTGAACGAGGTTTGCTGGGGAGGCCAGAACGGCATGGTCAGGGGCGGAAAAAGGGCATAGGCGCCTGGTGGTCACGCCAGTACGCTTCCAGCCAGTAGCGGTGCGCGCAGTTTGGTGGCATGTCCATGTCGCCCATCGATCAGGGCCGCCTCGCCCTCGGTACGCACCCGCTTGAGGAAGTGGTAGGCCGTGGAACGGCTGATCCGCAGGCCCGCAGCGGCCACCGCTTCGTGCCAGGGCTGCCCCTGGAGCATGTGTTTCACCGCCTGCATCTTAGCTGACCGGTATGCTGCTGCCTGCATCGCGGCGCTCCCTTCATTGGGTTAGACGGTTCTCTTGCCTCGCGCAGGATACCAGATTGGTGCGTCCGAGTCTAGCTGCACACTTTAGCAGATGGGCAGACTCCCTGAGACACCTTTGACAAATTGGAGTTCTTGAAAGCGTTGGTGCATATGGACCTAAGTGGTCCATCCGGTAAGTATCTGCTATAATACGGGCATCTGCTTGCTGGAGGTGCCCGATGCCCCGTCCCCTGCCCACACGTGACCTGACGCCCGAGGAACGCGCTGACCTCGAACACCTGACCCGCTCCCGAACAG comes from the Ktedonobacterales bacterium genome and includes:
- a CDS encoding TniQ family protein, whose protein sequence is MKSHLVRNRPVDSIGIHDPHWRTTFPDRVLPQEGEWLLGLLLRCDEANGWFSGTTALYIARFATGPQTLSRSALFVMGSIFELPLLAERLVVTPKEIFATTFTAPLQRLYAPASPNVAQIGPSPPFRVCPKCLAQNKLLPLSLALPAIQNCPTHHLVLQTVCCCGVPLRPFSRHIKPFTCEKCGLYWSNLPQLPAEPAALKIEAKLYSLYGFFLTKGTPEIIAYALRLIRTSEAKNTKRETTEPGGSSLFKNSYYSGTVSLAFLVTNLVGQGITMEDIAWPARPFSKEERYCLNRACPLFSVVDAGNVHRYGHRDGVQEWYCNMCGSRFIGDHLCMSFDVGCHGQGNDDVYLSSSAIERAQKRLARWKQKLEATCEAMLVRGEPIAVENAFAHAGIPGTANLRATRLGLVRLVAEYAARQEQALPPEGRERWVVRTHMHRRKKLLAKQKTEGAGSGPDSQETA
- a CDS encoding helix-turn-helix transcriptional regulator — translated: MAEDTRGVPVPGLAAMRKRATLSQEELAARSGVGIATISRLERGANAHYATIDKLAKALKTSRKRLTTPPEQWVFRSSQEQHRNPLANETDGDYI
- a CDS encoding ATP-binding protein; the protein is MGNESSHLPPGRSFIERTDFIDTPFEQRFQWLLRLGWKQRTWHVIGAVPRSGKSFGIDDLLERSGASKEATGRTYLPLLVIRSPKNRTTERALCVALAGAFGVIPKMTADTLHSWLVAECVRAQVECIIIDDAQDLSVAHLRYLKELTDDLAALPHRRQVGLCLVSATYGEAFPLQKELNQTGTLWAQFRERLDRERPYCRVPGHTEAEVHDILGAYEELYRDQFPDLHLRKWTKSIYTCLTDPALDPRSSRRVVMYHLSTFVRLSLKRAAEARLTNVDKSIMETVANLMTLRRDEVIDIDEVPLEDEELPGNEVTDIDGLPPEDEEPPGEE
- a CDS encoding ParB/RepB/Spo0J family partition protein, which translates into the protein MATALTIGTVPLEEIHDLRWPTDRHLVQSFRKTLQHSGHFAPMHLNRVWQPEVSWRYEVIDGFHRYEAAKAEGVASLLCQVVEIEAQQARYARIQACVGKPAEVTRERALRELRLAFISDMRGVIGSPALLYEPILSEEGQVQARLRALPLPEEPLAALEALTDHLLATQQDVLPSFLPSGVQGGGRTPFGQRTGWEQHLTDWLADLGERFGYDSSWLLQELHLHVLQEQGLGQGWATRERDAFQRQGGYAFHALWLWNVPDVELRAWLRRQIQAHPEQSEWLWKALMLLGFTTAPQPGNPFQTLPKSALLALFNRHPSPRDLYLALRDRQAGPPRDSASAPPPPPAAPPPPPAAPVREVPASAPQELPLVVPDKPEQVSSVFTVVSPTFGQPPPRPTAPVMPPAAPPAKPPAPRSAAVPPRAPQQPDPTAAYQPVHNACVALLQAIEQLNAQYGRAWMQWEQAQADLAHLRAILAPGDESSNQ
- a CDS encoding type IV toxin-antitoxin system AbiEi family antitoxin domain-containing protein, whose amino-acid sequence is MSVSSPSPRCEEVLTLARQLGVLRSRDLAAHGLAREHLRRLVQAGHLQQIERGFYHLPAVDQSEHSPLVEVAGRVPAGVVCLHSALAFHHLTTQAPREVWLALERDTYQPRVTWWPLHIVRFSGLAWTFGMQAHQVEGIPIQVYSPAKTVADCFKFRYKLGWHVAVEALRETWRARRATLSELWEAAQVCRVTSVMGPYLEILG
- a CDS encoding Mu transposase C-terminal domain-containing protein, producing the protein MVKTASSPTNTRRGTPGVDIFKLPGASYSGYFNSYKTGDKQLIRMPYASTLEFKLGLLYMEYHPHVVRFQRGDISPEFAHAHRHATPLSVSLPYRINYPFEGKSHEYWPDYIGILSDGGLLIAEAGLTKEKLKGQALAKADAARRVAQLKGGEYWIATEQHLSDRRFKNLLFLHRCRDAFGTFDEIAAALRADWPWGEERCVREIIEHWGSRWSDDEVEAAVWKIVGDAAAAGKLVVDLSEVLLDLDTPLNLLDPEAPPILPDPLPDSLEGMLAAEQSPSEELADDEEAEATVLSDDGLIPGPAYDPEELDKESRETFNRNRDAVMAVLSGQGVRQVAEANGMVHSALLYLIKRVNEYGQIALVPYGVYHRDPALRPAFQEKIRKLYKSRMRPTVRAVERDPELRALAEELTKLEGKLVKPPTYRQVWWFIRRIENERDIVEARSGLKHPPKPRMSPTSFVRSITAPGLICQTDEHDLDILVVTRDGTVVTHRVHGAVLICVKTAAILAAVLSLDSLKEEDYMRLIKQAIERKDKLVRLYECKNSWPCHGKPALVFHDRGNIFTSERAQQVLVERFHITTERAPAFCPQAKGTVEALFVWVMEEVTHRLPGTTKANPRDRGAYPSAQEAAKAGITLDVLEMYFIRAITDRYMLKWNDLRNQTPQNLWNDAVRQYGIPKWLGSQDDLKLMLMKAHNRKNPATGRYAIQDDRISFLGRWYVSPGVLNQLRGKEIDIYYDRNDISVIYLFLEGLHVGEAYCAEFMGQRVSLWEANAIRRASAPLKKAAEAESLANHQEILVKARSGKRHQYEESIRMERQRLLDLRDGEIHTDQVNATVRALRQHQHLQSQEESPAPVSGGFTFEEDEKDQPARPLAIRPRRKPNG